In the genome of Fusarium poae strain DAOMC 252244 chromosome 1, whole genome shotgun sequence, the window CAAAGAAAAAGTCGATATAGAGTTATGAGGCGGCTGCAGTAGTACTGACTTACTTACCATTTGCCATCATTAAAGGCCCGCTGGGCTAATGCAGGCGAGGATAAGGCTCTGCATCCAGAGTAGGGATCGACCCGCTTGTTGATGGGTTCTCGAGAAGATATCCTCATTAGGTTACTAGGTCCTGCCTGGCGGCAGCAAGTTAAGTAACTGGTTGGGTACTCGGATATAAAACTCAAGGTGTTATAGTAACTTGACCCATCTACAATTATAGTCCCGTTCTGACTGCACGACAGCCTTGTTCAGTCTATTCTTTACTGGTTTTTGACGGTATAATATTTCAATCTCATGCCTTGTAAGTTGAACCCCCACGCAAAAGACCAAGATAGTGGTGCTAAGATGTAGTTTATTGTGCACCTCAAGTGGTATTTGTGGCGTCGAAATCCTGGGGCTGTCCTAGAACGCCATATATATCGCCGATCACGACATGAAAAATACCATGAAGAGTTTGCAAAAAGGTCATAAAAGTGGTGCAGTGGAGTTTGCTAGCGTCTTACTCTCTGAGATATTCCACGCTGCCACGACCGGTAAGATGAACGGTTCTGCCCTTCCAGCTCAaacttatagctatagcTAAAATTTTATTAGTCAATATGTTCCAATAGTTGGACATACAACATCGACATACATTAATTGTGCCATATTGGCGCAATATGACGATGCCTGAACAAACATAACGCCTAACATCCAATCATGAATCATGCCCCTTCCATGTCCCTTCCATGTCTCATCCATGACCGTTCAAATGGCACACTTTCCCAAGACAATAAACCGAATGCTCAATTAGCCAGCCAACAGCTGAAGTCTATAGACCATAACACCTGGTAGTTTGACCGTTCATGCAAGGGCGAGGTCCGGCCCAGATCATCGGTACTGTTTCTACTCTACATCATGGTCCATATATATATTGGTGGGGCCGTTTCAAAATCGTTATGAATGACATGCATCAAGTAGTTAAATAGTCAATCGTTTCGCTCAGGAAGACACGTAACAAGTAGAATAAGGTTGTCTGTCAGTTATTGAGCTGAGCTCTAACGAGTACGGCGGCAGTAGAGTGTTCAGCGACAAGATGTGTGTCTGTTCGATCTTACCAGGCAATAATATTGAAGCACGGCCCTCCATCAACCCCCGCGTGCAGTCTTAGACAGAGACGTTATGAAGCACCTCCTCAAATATCTCCAGGTTGCCCTCACCTCTTTTATCGAATACGGCGAACCATACCTCTTCCCACCAACCACCTTGAAACTCGGCCTCCTTCAACACCTCCAGCCAGCAGTGAGCTATCTCCTTTGGTGGGTTATGAAACGCACCACATCCCAAAGCACCGAGCACAAGCAATCCATGATTTCGATGTGCCGCAATTCTGAGGCAAAGCCTCATTTTGAGCTTAGTGAGCTCCCGGTCAGATTGTTCAGCAAAAAAAGTCTCAGTAACAGAATCTCCCCGTACATGCTTGACAACTTCGGTGGTAGGAGGTGTGCGTAATGCGGCGATGCTGACAACACTGACAACCGGGAGCTTTGCGGCTGGTACACTGGGCGTCAGGAGGTTGTTTCCTGAATCTTGGTCTGAACGAATAATGACAACGTCGGGGGTGTAGATACCCATGCGCTGTTTCCAAGGATAGTACCGTCGATGAAGTGAAAGATACAGCGAACTTCGATAACATAAGGCCTCTTCTTGAGCCCGTGCTCCCTTCAGCCATCCTCCGCCAGGACTGATATGGCTAGCCATATTCAGCACGGCAACGCGACCTGATGCAGGTCCCTTGGCAGTGTTAAGAGTAATAGCGGCATTAAAACTGTCATCGTTCACAACTCTGATAGTGGTTTGTGCAGAGGGTGTTCTCCGTGGGCAATCGACTGCATTGAGAGGAGGCAAGGTTGTATAGAAATGCCGCTCGGCCTTTCTGGCATCGATATGCGGCAACTGGTCCAAGATACTGGGAAGCACTGTTCGCGTCTCTTGAGCCACGGCTGCCAGTGCTGCGCCCTGTCTAAAAGGGTCCCTTTGACTGCTACGGTATCTAGGTCTCGAGGAGCCACGTTTTGCTGTTGACCCTTTCGAAAGCCATGATCCCAGCGTTCCTTGGCGATACCGTGAGTTCGAGTTGCCCGACATTAAGGGCGACTGTTGAAAAATGATGGGCGGTGGTGAATTGAAGTTGCTTTTGACCTTTCAAAATAACCCGGGTTTCTTCGTTTGACAAATAATTTCAACAGATACCTTGTgaggtactaaggtaaggGTTGTAGACAGGATGTAAGTGTTGAGAAGGTCTAGGTTATTAATTAGAAGGATGTGAGCAGTTCAAAATGCCAAATTAGGCAACAGTGATTCACAGCTCATGGTTTAGTAAGTaactacctagtaggtacctgGTAGGTAGGGAGGGGGCTAAACGAATCACTGCCGGAATATGTACTGTTTGTCAGACTTGGGCACAATGACAAGGACGAAATTGATACGCAATTCTCTTTGTCATGTTTGTATTACACGccattaaatatattatacaATGTTTTCGTCCCAGTTCCAGTGCGGGTAGCAAATATGGCTGGTAACATAGTGCACAGTACTTATACATACTTAAAATACACACAGGAAGCAATCAAGCAGGTGTCTTGATCGCTCCCTCTGGGATCTCGTCTGAAGCCTCGAACTTCCTCGGAATGAGGCCCTCGGCCATGTCGATAGCGCCATGCATGTCGTTCTTGTTGAATAAGAACAAGCCTTGAATTGCGGCAGTGCTTGTGTGTCGGTTCGACGGTTCTCCATTCGGTCCAACACCAAATAGACCTAACTCTTCCAATCGGTTGAGGAACCGTTCTCGGCCGGAGTGATCCTTGTCAGTGTCGCCGTAAAATCGATCCCACATCTTTCCAGCCTGGTAGCGCGTTGCTTCTCCGATGCGAAGCATCAAGTCTACCCGGCCAGGTCGAATGAGAGCAGGGTCAAGGCGGTCAACATGGTTGGTTGTCAGAAACGCAATGCGCTCTTCACCTGCGGCAACACCATCGAGAGCATTAAGAAGGCCGGAGAATGTCACAGTAGCGCCATTGTAGCCATCAGCATCCCGCTGTCGTCGGTTGACGAATGCTGCGTCGGCATCCTCGAGTAATAGCAAACTTCTCCTGGGCAGTTTCGTGAGGAGGTATGACAGTTTGTCATCTGTCATGCCCATCTCGCTAAGATTTATCATGGCCACACTGAAGTCCAGCTCGCCTGCGAGTGCCTGGATAAACGAAGTCTTTCCGCTACCTGGTGGACCAAATAGCAGATACCCTCTTCGATACGGGATGCCTCTATCCACATACCATTGGTGCCGATTCAAAAAGTCTTGCACATCGTTAACAATGTTTTCCTTGACACCATCGTCTAATATCACCGAATCCAATGGACGCTTCTTGCGAGGATCACCGAGTGGCAGCCAATCCATTCCTCGGGCTGAGTATACTATTGTCTTTCCCTCGTTCGCCTTTGCCGCCAATGCGCGCGCCTCCTTGAACACTTCCTCGAAGACGTGTCGGTGCGCCCAAAGAGTCGTCAGCTGTACAATCTCGTGCGGTTCGCCCGTATTCATATTCGCTGTGTTGTGCTTCTCTCTGTTTACGGCAATGTAAACATTGCCGGCCTTGACTATGTGTCGTCCGTAACCGGGTTGAACGAAGAATTGCGCATGCTGAGGTCCGCTATACCCCGCAGTCCGAGATGCATTAGTCGTAGTGATAGAGACATTATGTATCCGTGTGAGTCGAGACGCAATGAAGCCCGGTGTTTCGCGAGGTTGCGATAACCAAGCTAGAATCCATGGATAGGCTGGATCCTGCTTGCTGATTTCGAGATTGACCAGCAGGCGACGGCGAGCTGCTCCGAGTGCGGATACCGCGCCTTTGCGTGCGAAGGCTGCAACTGCGCCCAAAGATGCGAGACCTATTCCGCCTGCAAAAAGCGGATTGTCGAACAGTGCATTGATGTTGAGCCCCGATGCTGCAGCTGGTGCTACCACCGACTTTTCGGCGTTTGGAAAACTTTTGAGGGCTTCCTCCAATGTTTCTTCGTCCATGCTTGGCAGGCAAGGGTGGCGAATGAATAGGCGGTGGTCGAACAGACGTTGGTTTTCACATTGGTTCTGGCCGGTACAGCTTACGCGATATCATCAGATTGAAGGATTGAACAATGTTATGCTTGGGTGCCTCAATGGCGATCCGCTGGAGCTAGGGTTGCGGAACGGCCCTCTTTTTTCAAATCTTTAGACGTCATGCACGTGAAATATATC includes:
- a CDS encoding hypothetical protein (BUSCO:23845at5125), whose product is MDEETLEEALKSFPNAEKSVVAPAAASGLNINALFDNPLFAGGIGLASLGAVAAFARKGAVSALGAARRRLLVNLEISKQDPAYPWILAWLSQPRETPGFIASRLTRIHNVSITTTNASRTAGYSGPQHAQFFVQPGYGRHIVKAGNVYIAVNREKHNTANMNTGEPHEIVQLTTLWAHRHVFEEVFKEARALAAKANEGKTIVYSARGMDWLPLGDPRKKRPLDSVILDDGVKENIVNDVQDFLNRHQWYVDRGIPYRRGYLLFGPPGSGKTSFIQALAGELDFSVAMINLSEMGMTDDKLSYLLTKLPRRSLLLLEDADAAFVNRRQRDADGYNGATVTFSGLLNALDGVAAGEERIAFLTTNHVDRLDPALIRPGRVDLMLRIGEATRYQAGKMWDRFYGDTDKDHSGRERFLNRLEELGLFGVGPNGEPSNRHTSTAAIQGLFLFNKNDMHGAIDMAEGLIPRKFEASDEIPEGAIKTPA